The following are from one region of the Nicotiana tomentosiformis chromosome 7, ASM39032v3, whole genome shotgun sequence genome:
- the LOC104089166 gene encoding protein SELF-PRUNING-like isoform X1, whose translation MARSLEPLIVGRVVGDVLDSFSPIVKMTITYNNKLVCNGHEFFPSIVTSRPKVEVQGGDLRTFFTLVMTDPDVPGPSDPYLREHLHWIVTDIPGTTDATFGRELVSYEIPRPNIGIHRFVFVLFKQRRRQSVSPPTSRDNFNTRNFAEENDLSQPVAAVFFNAQRETAARRR comes from the exons ATGGCAAGAAGTTTGGAGCCTCTAATAGTTGGGAGAGTAGTAGGAGATGTTCTTGATTCATTTAGTCCTATAGTGAAAATGACAATTACTTATAACAACAAATTAGTGTGCAATGGTCATGAATTCTTTCCTTCTATTGTCACTTCTAGACCTAAGGTTGAAGTTCAAGGAGGAGATTTGAGAACTTTCTTCACACTG GTCATGACAGACCCTGATGTTCCCGGCCCTAGTGATCCTTATCTACGAGAGCATCTCCACTG GATAGTAACTGACATTCCAGGTACCACTGATGCTACTTTTG GAAGAGAATTGGTTAGCTATGAGATTCCAAGGCCAAATATTGGAATCCATAGGTTTGTATTTGTACTTTTCAAGCAAAGACGAAGACAATCAGTTAGCCCTCCTACTTCAAGGGATAACTTCAACACTAGAAATTTTGCCGAAGAAAATGATCTTAGCCAACCTGTTGCTGCTGTTTTCTTCAATGCACAGCGAGAAACCGCCGCGCGAAGACGCTAA
- the LOC104089166 gene encoding protein SELF-PRUNING-like isoform X2, with translation MARSLEPLIVGRVVGDVLDSFSPIVKMTITYNNKLVCNGHEFFPSIVTSRPKVEVQGGDLRTFFTLVMTDPDVPGPSDPYLREHLHWIVTDIPGRELVSYEIPRPNIGIHRFVFVLFKQRRRQSVSPPTSRDNFNTRNFAEENDLSQPVAAVFFNAQRETAARRR, from the exons ATGGCAAGAAGTTTGGAGCCTCTAATAGTTGGGAGAGTAGTAGGAGATGTTCTTGATTCATTTAGTCCTATAGTGAAAATGACAATTACTTATAACAACAAATTAGTGTGCAATGGTCATGAATTCTTTCCTTCTATTGTCACTTCTAGACCTAAGGTTGAAGTTCAAGGAGGAGATTTGAGAACTTTCTTCACACTG GTCATGACAGACCCTGATGTTCCCGGCCCTAGTGATCCTTATCTACGAGAGCATCTCCACTG GATAGTAACTGACATTCCAG GAAGAGAATTGGTTAGCTATGAGATTCCAAGGCCAAATATTGGAATCCATAGGTTTGTATTTGTACTTTTCAAGCAAAGACGAAGACAATCAGTTAGCCCTCCTACTTCAAGGGATAACTTCAACACTAGAAATTTTGCCGAAGAAAATGATCTTAGCCAACCTGTTGCTGCTGTTTTCTTCAATGCACAGCGAGAAACCGCCGCGCGAAGACGCTAA